The Bacillus sp. BGMRC 2118 DNA segment ATTGATGAGATTAGCGATGCAAACATAGAGGATTCATTAGATATGTTAGATGCACTTAATTTTTAGGGAGGGGGTGAAATAAAAAAGTGGGATTTTTAGACACAATATTGAGGCGCAATAGTGAGCTTGAATTCTTGTTTGACTTAGATCTTCCATACGACTCTACTCATAATGCGTACCTGAAAAAGGTTGCTTTAGAGACGTGTATAAATTTTATTGGTCGAACGATTAGTCAATCTGATTTTAGAATCATGAAAAACGGTAAGCGACAGTTGGATGATTGGCACTATCTTTTGAATGTACGTCCGAATACAGATCAGTCAGCTGCAGACTTCTGGCAGAAATTCATTTATGAGTTAATTCATGAAAATGAGGTTCTTGTTGTCTTAACAGATACAAATGATTTATTAATTGCAGATTCATTTAATAGAAATGAATATGCACTGTACCCAGATGTATTTACTGATGTGACAGTGAAAGATTATACCTTTCAGCGTTCGTTCAGAATGGATGAGGTTATTTATCTTACTTATAATAACGAGAAGTTAACAAAGTTTATGTCGGGTATGCTTGAAGATTACGCAGAGTTATTTTGGAGAATGATTGAGACAAGTAAGTATAGCAACCAAATAAGAGCGACTGTTGGAATTGATTCTACTCAATCTCTTACAACTGAAAACCAAACTAAACTTCAAAATTTCATCGATAAGCTTTTCACTTCCTTTAAGAAGAATGCACTGGCCATTGTTCCTAAGTTAAAAGGGTTTGATTATAACGAAGTAACTGATGGAGCTAATAGTGGCAGATCAGTTGAAGAAATTATTAAACTCAAAAAGTCCCTAATAGATGATGTTGCCAATATTTTAGGTATACCTAATGCATTAGTACATGGTGAACTTGCAGAATATGAAACAAGCATCAAAGCATATGTAAAGTTCTGCATAGGACCTTTAATAAAGAAAATTAGGGATGAATTGAATGCCAAATTAATCGACAAAAAGGAATACCTAAGCGGTTCGAGAATTGATGTTCGTGGAGTAACAGAGATGAATCCATTAGAAGTAGCCGATGCAGTTGATAAACTTATTGGAAGTATGGCTTATACACCAAACGAAGTTCGTGTGAAACTCGGTGATGAGCCATCATCAGACCCAAGACTAGACGAACATTACTTTACCAAGAACTATCAATCTGCAAATGCAGTTGAAGGAGGTGAGAAATAATGAGAACTATGACTAAAGAAGATTTCTTTAAACAGTTTAAAAACCAATTCTATGTTGAACTGTTAAAAAATATCACTCAAGAGTTTAAAGCGATTCACAATGAAGAAACTAATACTACTGAAATTACGATTTACGGGGTAATCGGTACATCATGGTGGAACGATAGCTTTTCTGCAAGAGATATTGATGAGGCTATTAAAGCAGCAGGAAAAAATGACCTGATTATCAATCTAAATAGCCCAGGCGGAGATGCGTTTGATGGTATTTCTATTTTTAATCGTTTAAAACGACATGAAGGTAAGGTAACTATTCATGTTGATGGCTGGGCGTGTTCAGCAGCTTCAGTTATCGCAATGGCAGCAGATGAATTAATCATGGGACTTGGTTCAATGTTAATGATCCATGAGGCTAGTAACTTAGTTTGGGGAACCAAGAATGATATGAGGCAAATGGCCGATGTACTGGAAGAACTTGAAGAGGGTATTATCGACATTTATATGACTAAAGCAAATGTTAGTCGTGAAGAAATTCGTGAAAAGGTGTATGCTGAAACTTGGTTTAGTGCTAAGAGGGCGGTAGAAATCGGCTTTGCTAATAATGCAGAAGGCACTGAATCACTTGAGCCAACAAATATCAGTAACACAGTCTTAGATGACAATCAAAAGCGACAAATCATTAATGAACTACAAGATATTTTAAAACCAAATAATCAACCGGTAGAACCTTCTCCAACACCAACGACAATCGTCAATGATGTTAATGAGAGAGGTTCTTTTAATTTACTTAGAAAATGGAGGTAACCACAAATGGTTATGAGAATTAAAGGTACAATGGAAAATTTCGAAGCTAAAAAGCAATCGTACATGAATGTTATGAAAGATGAGAATTCAACTCCTGAGCAATTAGAAAACTCATTCAGTGAAATGTTTACAGCTCTTCAAAATGACTTATCTGAACAGATTACTGCCGAGGCACGTAATGAAGTTCATGATGCACAGATCTTAGCAGCCCGTGGTCAAAATGTACTGACTTCAACAGAGCGAAAGTTCTTCAATGAGGTAATTGCTAGTGGTGGATTTAATGAGGATACTATCCTTCCAATCACTACTCAAGAGCGAGTGTTTGAGGACCTAGTAACAGAACATCCATTACTTGAAGCAATTGGTTTACAGGACCTTGGAGCAATTACTCGTTTTATTTATTCTGATCCAACTAAATCATATGCATGGGGAGCATTATTCGGTGAAATCAAAGGACAAATTTCATCTGCTTTCCGTGAAGAGCAAATTGGTCAATTAAAGCTTACAGCTTTCGCTGTTATTCCAAAGGATATGCTTGAACTTGGACCTGAGTATGTAGAACGTTATGTTCGCACTGTATTAGTTGAGTCTTATTCTGTGGGATTAGAGTACGGATTAGTAAATGGTCGCGGTCCTGCTCAAAATGAACCTATCGGATTAATGAAAGATGTGGCAGCTGATACTGGTGCTGTAACAACTAAAACGTCTACTGGAACTTTAACATTTGCTCCATCTGAAAAAGGAGAAGTTGTTGCTAAGGAACTGGGTGGAGTTGTTGTTGCATTATCTAAAGATGCTAAAGACAAAGCTCGTAAAGTTGCTAACAAAGTTGTTATGGTAGTGAATCCAATTGATGCAATTAAAGTACAAATTGGTAACACGATTCAAACTGTTAATGGTCAATGGGTAACTAACTTACCTTATAACATCACTCCTATTGAATCTGAAGAAGTACCAGAAGGAAAAGCATTGTTCTTTGTTAAAGGTGCATACTTAGCTGCTATTGCTGGTGGTTACAAGATTAATAAATTCGATGAAACTTTAGCAATTGAAGATGCTCGTCTATACACTATGAAGCAATTTGCTAATGGTAAGCCAAAGGATAACAAGACTGCATTAGTGTATGATCTTAATATCGATTTCACTGTAGCACCTACAGTATAAGAGAGGGTGACGTAAGTGCCTTATAAAGTGATTAATAGATTTAAAGATAAAGAGGGTAATAACACTCTTTATAATGTCGGTGATCAATATCCAAAAGGCGACTATGTACCCTCAGAGGAACGAGTCAATAATTTAATGAGTGTACACCCAAAGTATAAGTGTGCTTTTATTGAGAAGATTCATGAAGAGTCCCTATTAACAAAAGCTGATATTAAAAAGTTAAACAAAGGACCACAAGAAGAGTTGATTCTAGAACTTGGTGGGAATCCGGAAGAAGCTAAGAATGAAGACGAACGTGTCAGTCTCATCCTAGAACTTCAAGACAATAAACGTAAGTCAAATAATGAACCATCCTCTAATGATTAGGGGGTGGTTTTTCCCATGACTACAGAAGAGCTGTTAGAGGACTTAAAAAGCTATCTGAACATTACTTGGTCAGAAAAGGATGAAGACCTGAAAAAAATAATCCTTAGAGGACAAGCTTATTTGAATGAGAAGGCTGGTGTCACTTTAAAATATGCAGGTGACGGTTTGGAAATCCAATTACTACTAGATTATTGTCGCTATGTATACAACCACTCATTTGAATTATTTGAAAGTAATTTCGCCGGTGAGCTCCTTAACTTATCCCTACGAGAAGGATTGAAGGAACATGCAGAGACAAATACAGAAACCACTACATGAGACCTTTAATGATGGCGTATTGCAATATGGTCATAAGACAACTCAAAGAACCGTTACAAAGAAAAGGATAGGAGAAATATTCACACCTACTGGCACTCTGTATTTTAAAGAGATGTCATATAGGGAAAGTGATTATCAGATGGCCAACACTCTTGGATCTAGGTTGGACCTAAAGGTAAAAACTCCTTATCCTCCTTCTTTTCGTAAAAATGATAAAAACAAACTAGTTGTACTAATCGATGGGCAAGAATTCGAAACGATACATGTAGATCACGACTTAGCTAAAAAGTATCTCTTTTTCTATCTACAGAAGGTAGGTGGTCAAAATGAATGAGAAGTCTAAAGAAAAGATGAGGGAACAAAAAACATTAATTGTGGAAGGGTTAACGAATCACTTTGAAACAATTCCTTTATTTGAGGACGAAATGGCTGAGGATGAGGAAAAGGTGTTTGTAGATTCAAAGTACCACTTAATGGTTCTCCAGATGGGTGAGTTTATTCCAACAAGTAATACTGGTGGACTCACACAAACATTCACAATCGACTATTACTCCGAAGAGCGTGACGATGTTGATGAAATGTTAGTTGATATTATCACTATTGTAGGAAAGGTACCTACTGTTGAGTTTGTTCGGACTAATAAGTTGCGCGCAAGAGTGGGTGACATTGATCGTTTTATTGATGTCGTAACTCTTGAATTTAAAAGGATG contains these protein-coding regions:
- a CDS encoding phage portal protein is translated as MGFLDTILRRNSELEFLFDLDLPYDSTHNAYLKKVALETCINFIGRTISQSDFRIMKNGKRQLDDWHYLLNVRPNTDQSAADFWQKFIYELIHENEVLVVLTDTNDLLIADSFNRNEYALYPDVFTDVTVKDYTFQRSFRMDEVIYLTYNNEKLTKFMSGMLEDYAELFWRMIETSKYSNQIRATVGIDSTQSLTTENQTKLQNFIDKLFTSFKKNALAIVPKLKGFDYNEVTDGANSGRSVEEIIKLKKSLIDDVANILGIPNALVHGELAEYETSIKAYVKFCIGPLIKKIRDELNAKLIDKKEYLSGSRIDVRGVTEMNPLEVADAVDKLIGSMAYTPNEVRVKLGDEPSSDPRLDEHYFTKNYQSANAVEGGEK
- a CDS encoding Clp protease ClpP, yielding MRTMTKEDFFKQFKNQFYVELLKNITQEFKAIHNEETNTTEITIYGVIGTSWWNDSFSARDIDEAIKAAGKNDLIINLNSPGGDAFDGISIFNRLKRHEGKVTIHVDGWACSAASVIAMAADELIMGLGSMLMIHEASNLVWGTKNDMRQMADVLEELEEGIIDIYMTKANVSREEIREKVYAETWFSAKRAVEIGFANNAEGTESLEPTNISNTVLDDNQKRQIINELQDILKPNNQPVEPSPTPTTIVNDVNERGSFNLLRKWR
- a CDS encoding phage major capsid protein produces the protein MVMRIKGTMENFEAKKQSYMNVMKDENSTPEQLENSFSEMFTALQNDLSEQITAEARNEVHDAQILAARGQNVLTSTERKFFNEVIASGGFNEDTILPITTQERVFEDLVTEHPLLEAIGLQDLGAITRFIYSDPTKSYAWGALFGEIKGQISSAFREEQIGQLKLTAFAVIPKDMLELGPEYVERYVRTVLVESYSVGLEYGLVNGRGPAQNEPIGLMKDVAADTGAVTTKTSTGTLTFAPSEKGEVVAKELGGVVVALSKDAKDKARKVANKVVMVVNPIDAIKVQIGNTIQTVNGQWVTNLPYNITPIESEEVPEGKALFFVKGAYLAAIAGGYKINKFDETLAIEDARLYTMKQFANGKPKDNKTALVYDLNIDFTVAPTV
- a CDS encoding phage head-tail adapter protein encodes the protein MQRQIQKPLHETFNDGVLQYGHKTTQRTVTKKRIGEIFTPTGTLYFKEMSYRESDYQMANTLGSRLDLKVKTPYPPSFRKNDKNKLVVLIDGQEFETIHVDHDLAKKYLFFYLQKVGGQNE